The DNA segment TGTTGGAGGAGCGTGAGCACCTCTTTGATGGAAAATTCTTTTGCTGATTCCCCTCGCAAAACCTCCCAGCGCGGCGTTGTCAGCTTCCCTGACCCTGCTGCAGGAATAACAGGCGGAACTTGCCGATCTGTATCTCGTTGCCCGGGCACAATTTCTCCTCCTCCACCCGCTCTCGGTCCACATAGGTCCCGTTGAGCGAACCAGCATCTTTGATGTAGTACCCCTCATCACGCAGTTCCACCTCCGCGTGGCGTCGGGAGACGGTCACATCGTTCAAGAAGATATCACTATCAGGATGTCGGCCGATACTCATGATCTTGCGATCCAACTGAAACCATGAACCTGCCTCCTGTCCAATCTGGATCATCAGATACCCGTAGCCGCCCGTAGGGGCAGGCTCCATGCTCTCCGTCCCCTCCTCTTGAACGAGCACGGATGGATCGATGACATCGAGTGACCCAGTAGTCTCCTCGGGGCGCTCAAGCAGCCGCGCACCGCAGGCAGCACAAAAATGAGCTGATGGTGGATTCACTTCAAGGCACTGCGGGCAGGTTGACATGTTCTACTCGCTGTGGAGCAGTTTGCGGTAGGCCTCGAGATCGAGCAGTTGTTCGGTTGTGCCGGCAGTGACGGTGATCCGGCAGATCCAACCCTCCCCATAGGGGTCGCTGTTGAGTAGCTCAGGGCGGGTGTTGAGTTCTTCGTTAACCTCGGCGATGACACCTGCGACCGGTGCAAAGATATCGGAGACGGACTTTGTTGACTCGACTTCAGCGATCGAATCGCCGACGGCGACGGATCTTCCTAGTTCCGGAAGTCCTACGAAGACGACATCACCGAGGGCATCCTGGGCGTAGTCGGTGATCCCCATCGTTGCGGTACCGCCATCACTCAGGACCCACTCGTGCTCGGCGGTGTATTGAAGATGTTCTGGAAAGTTCATAGTTGCCAAGGCTAACGGCTAATCGGCGTCGGTGCTGACTCGCAGCGAAAAAAACTGAGAATCATCATCATTGTGCGCCTTCACGTAGGGGCACGATGAGATCTATGACAGGTGAGGAGCACTATCACGGATGGTGCGCACCTGTTCATGAAGCTTGGCGATCATGGCATTCGCAGCAGCATCGTCGTCGTCAGAGACCCAGACCTTCAAGAGGGGCTCTTGTTGGTCTGGCGCGATGAGCCAAAACCGATCACCGTCACCGACGCGTATTCCGTCAATCACGATCAGTTGTTCGTTGGAGTCAGACTCAGCCCGCGTTCGCAACTCCCGCATGGTGTAGCCCATCTGCGCATAGCTCACTGAAATCTCATCCACGTGGACCTTTGGCACCTGGATGCCCCTGCGCAGCCTCGACAGCGGCTGGCGGACATGCTCGAGCCCTGAGAGCAAATAGGCGAGGCTCACGGCCGCATCGGGAACCGAGGTGAGATTGGAGAACAGGAAAAGTCCTTGCCCGCCCACGCCGAGCGCTGGGACTCCGCTTGCGCGCACGCGACGACTGATATCGTTTAAGTCCAGTCCGGCCCAGGTAAAGGTGATAGCTGCATCATTGGCTAACTTCTCCAACGTGCTTGGCATGTTGACAGGCGCCACCACCTCCTGGATCCCATCACTTTGGATGACCAGTTTGGTCAAGAGTGCCGCGAGTTCAGCATCGCTGAGCGTGACCCCTTCGTCATCGATGACGGTGATACGCTCCGCCCCAGCGTCGACTAGGAGGCCCAGCTGTGCCGAGGATGCGACGACGAGGCGGGCGAGGGACTGGAGTTGAGCGTGGGCATCATGGGTGATTGATCGAATCGTCGATGGATAGGAGTTGACGGCGAGGACATCCATGCCCAGTGAACTGAGCACCTGAGGAAGCGAGAGATTGCCGCTTCCAAAGGAGAAATCGATCACGACTTTTGCACCCAGGTTACGGATGCGCGTCATGGGGAGCTGCGCGTTGAGCTCAGCCTTCCAGCTCTCAAAGGAGCGCGGGTAGGCACGCAGGTCACCGACCTCTGAACCTGAGACACGTCGGAAGTCCTCCCGCTCCAGCGCACGCTCGATCTTGCGACGATCACCCGAGGGAAGGTCACACCCAACTTCATTGACCAGATGGATGAGGATCGCCTGTGGGTCCTGGGGGTCGAGGGCGACGCGAACGCCGGCCCGGCTGTCGGAGCGAGCAACCAGGTGCCGCAGAACCGGGAGCGTCGAGACCTCTAAGTCCTCAACATCCATCCCCACCGAGTTAAAGCCGACCATCATGGCGCGTTTGATCGCGCGGGCGGATCGCGAGGTATCCCGTGCGGCCATCACGACGGAGTGCAAGGGCAGCATGGAACCATAGGCCATCGCGATACGGCACGCGAGCTCTGGGGTAATGTCGATGTTGGCCAGCCCGGCGATGCCTAGTGGGCCAAAGACAGTGCGGGGTGAACCCGCTTCCCAAACGATCGAGTTGGTGACGGTAGAGAGCGGTTCAATCTTCTTGGCTGGGTAGATCTTGATGTCGGGGGCTAAGACAGCTTCGCGGCCGACGTAGACCCCATCGGCGATGATCACTCCATCGTTGACGACGGAGCGGGAACGGATCTCCGCGCCTCGACCGAGAATGGCGGCCCTGATGCGAGACGCCTCGCCGACAAAGACATGGTCAAAAACCACACTTCCAGAGAGCACGGAGCCCGTCTCAATGCGCGCATTGTCCCCGAGGATCGTGTAGGGACGAACCTCAACGCCAGGCCCGAGATAGACGTAGTTGCCGATCAGTGCGGGCCCTTCAATCTTGGCAGTCGGATGCACTTCGCAATCCTTGCCGATCATGACGCCGCCCTGAAAGCTAAAACCCTCCAAGTGCGTCTGGCTACGACCGTCGAGGACGTCGCGTCCTGTCTGGAAAAACCCTCCGAAGGTGCCAACGTCGGCCCAATACCCTTCGGACACGTAGCCGTAGAGAGCCTCACCGTCAGCGAGGAGGCCAGGGAACACCTCGCTCGAGAAGTCAACGGGTCGATCTGTCGGGATAGTGTCTAAAACCTCGGGCTCTAGCACATAGATGCCGGTGTTGACGGTATCGGTGAAGACCTCACCCCAGGTCGGCTTTTCAATCAGTTGTTCGACCTTTCCGGTGGTATCGGTCGCCACGATACCAAACTCGGTTGGTGCGTCTACGGAGGTGAGCACCATAGTCGCCTTGGCGTTGCGGTGTTGGTGAAACGCGATCGCCTCGCTCAGATTGATATCGGTGAGAACATCCCCGCTGAGGACGAGAAAAGTGCCACGCACAAGATGCCTGGCGTGGGCTACCGCGCCTGCGGTACCAAGGGGTGTCTCCTCTTGTAGGTAGCGCACTGACACACCAAATTCGGCGCCATCACCAAGGTAGTTACGGATGGCGTTGCCAAGATATGCGACCGTCACAATGATATCGGTAACGCCATGCGCTGCCAGTAGCTCCACGACATGCCCGATCATTGGTTTGTTGGCGATTGGCAACATCGGCTTTGGTGTCGTGCTCGTGAGCGGCCGTAGTCGGGTCCCTTCTCCTCCCGCGATAATGACTGCCTGCATGCAAACCTCCTATGTGACCGACGATCCTGTACGGTCTTGCTAGGGCAGTTCCTCCGGATGAGCTGTTCTCGCAAAGTTTAGGGCGTAGAACACCAGTGCAACGTAGAGCAGCACCACTGCCAAGGTCATCAGGGCGACTGCTGTCTCCTTCACGATCGGCTGGTGCAGGCCGTCACCAAGAACTACCAAAGGAAATCCTAGCAGCAAGCCAAAGGTGCCCGCCTTGCCGATCCAGACCACGTCGTTGCGATGACGGTGGATGAGCAGGTCAGCAAGGACTGTGATCCCAACAAGTATCTCCCGTAGAAGCACAATGACGAGAAGCCAGGTCGGAACGAGGTGGTCCAAGAGCGCAGCGATGGCCACCACGATGAGGACGACGCGGTCCGAAAGTGGATCAAAGATCTTGCCAAAGGTCGTCACCGCACCAGTACGACGCGCGACGTAGCCATCGAGAAAGTCAGTGATGCCCATCACCGCGAGCAGGATTGCGGCGGCGATGTCGTGTCGCCCGTGTGAGAGCAGAATCCACACAGGAAGCAGGAGGAGTACGCGAAGTGCCGTGATGAGCGAAGGGATCGCCGTGCGTGTGATGGCCAATAGCCGATGCTTGTTCACGGCTCTTAGCATAGACCTCGCCGTCGATTGTGGGAATTCTCCGTTTAGTCAAACAGCCTACAGTACAATAGAGGTGTGCCACAGGGATCCATGCTTTCACTCGTTGTCTTCCCATCGACCATCGTTTTGATGGGAATCGTGGCGTTTCTAGTCGGTTGGCGGCGACATACTCGATTCATGAATTCGATACGAGCAAGGCGTGCGGCAGAGTTTAACGCGAATCATCTCTCGCAGACGATGGCCTATGAGCCCGAGGTGCTCATCACCAACGTGATGCGTGCGGAGGAATCAGTCCTCATCGGGTACCAACCGTATCTGCATGCCGCCCAGGACGTAGCTAAGGCACAAGGCACCTTTGTCGCGTTTGGCTCGGACGCTGGGGTCTTCGAACGGCTAGAGAACTGGTGCACGCAGCAGGCCTGCATTCGCGTTGAACTCGATCACCTGGGCAACCGACTCCGCCTGTCTCGCTCCTATACCACTGAAGAAGTCGAACTCTCGATGGTGCCAAAGAAGAATGTGGGGTGATGGCGGGTCTGACGGTTAGCATGTGAGAAGTGACGAAGACCACTGCTCTCCACGCCACCCACCTCGGGCTTGGCGCAAAAATGACGCAATTTGGTGGCTACGAAATGCCGCTAGCCTATCCAGGGGGCACATTGGCGGAACACCTCGCGGTGCGTGAGGACGCTGGGGTCTTTGATGTCAGCCATCTAGGCACCGTCGAGGTCGTCGGTACTGACGCCTTTGGGCGCCTTCAAGCCGCGCTGACCAATGACCTCAGTCGGATAGGGCCTCGCCGCGCACAATATACCCACCTGCTCGATGACGATGGCTCTGTCTTGGATGATATCATCGTCTGGTGGCTCGACGATGATCGCTTTCAGGTGATGCCCAATGCGGCCAACACGGCGAATGTGCTAGCCAGTATCGGTGGAGATGACATCACCCACGACAGGACGATTCTCGCCGTCCAAGGACCTTTGGCACGCGGGTATGTCCGCGGTGTGTTAGCCGTCGAAGAGCTGCCGGCCAAGAACCGTATCGTCGCTGGGACCTACCGGGGTGCTTCGGTTCTCATCGCGGGAACGGGGTATACCGGAGGCGATGGGGTAGAGCTATTCCTCCCTAACGCCGTTGCCGAGGAGTGTTTTCTCGCACTCGTCGAGGCGGGCGTCTCCCCGTGTGGGCTTGGGTCACGCGATACCCTTCGACTTGAAGCAGGGTTACCACTCCATGGTCACGAGCTCGGCAATGGTCTCACCCCCTTGAATGCGCGGCTCGATTGGGTGGTGAAGTTCGATAAAGGTGATTTCCCTGGCAAAGGAGCCTTGCTCGAACAGCGACGTCGAGGAGTCTCCCCCCTCCTCGCTGGATTGCGTTCGGGTTCGCGCGCTCCGTTGCGCACCGGGGAGCGTGTCTACGCTGGCGATGTCGAGGTCGGATGGGTCTCAAGTGGTGGATTTTCACCGCTGCTCAAGGAAGGCATCGGACTGGCCTTCCTCGACGCTGATGCCCCAGACGCGCTGCACCTGCGGCGTGGTGCCTCCACCATTGCACTCCAGCGATGCACCTACCCCTTCGTTGACCTCCCTCGGTAAGAAGCAGGGCGCAAGCAGCATCCAGACGGGCGCACTAGAGTGGATAGCGGCGTTGTGGGTCACCGGTTGTCAGGGTCCTATAGGCCATACTGATTGAATGGAGAAGGAGGATCGGTTGCCATCTTTCGCGCCGCACACCGATGAAGAGATCCAACAGATGTTGGCAGATCTGGGGATGAGCTCCCTCCAAGAACTCTACTCCTCGATACCTGCTGCACTGTTGCGGACCGAGCCCCTTGCACTTGCCAAGGATCAGTCGGAGATCGAAGTCCTTGAACAATTCGCCCAGTATGGTGCCGAGAACGCCGCCGTGCGCACCGTCCTAGTGAACTTTGCGGGAGGTGGTGCCTACGACCATGATCTCTCCGCCGCCGCACGCCACCTCGGCACCCAATCCGCCTTTGTCACTGCCTACACTCCGTATCAACCGGAGGTGGCTCAGGGTGTTCTCCAGGCTCTTTTTGAGTTTCAGACGATCATCGCGCGTCTTTTTGGTTTGCCGATCGCCAATGCATCCCTCTATGACGGGGCAGCCAGTCTGGTTGAGGCGGTGAATATGGCAGTCGGCTTCACCAAGGAGCGACGCATCCTTGTCTCGGCCGGCGTGAACCCCGCCTATCGCGAGGCGCTCGCCACCTTTGGCGCCGGTACCCGTCTGTCACTCGAGACGATCGAACTCGGCGCCGGTGACGCCACGTCGTTTCCGTTCACAGAAGATGGGGCAGATGGCTCCAAGGCTGGAGCGGTGATCGTTGGCTACCCTAACTACTTCGGCGCCATCGAAGACCTCAAGGCCGCGCGGGCATTGGCCGATCGACGCGGGGCGCTGCTGATCGTGGTCGCTGACCCCATTGCGCTCGGACTCCTTCGCTCTCCTGGGGAGTTTGGTGCGGACATCGTGGTGGGGGAGGGCCAATCGCTTGGCATACCGCTGTCCTTTGGTGGTCCGTATCTAGGCCTCTTCGCTGCGAAGAGCGAATATGTCCGATTGATGCCAGGGCGGCTCGTTGGCGAGACCCTCGATCAGGAGGGACGACGGGCATTTGTGACGACACTTCGAACCCGTGAGCAGGATATTCGTCGTGAGAAGGCGACATCGAATGTCTGCACCAATCAAACACTCATGGCTATCCAAGCCGCCATCCACATGGCGTGGCTTGGCAAACAAGGGTTTGGACTCCTCGCTCG comes from the Ferrimicrobium sp. genome and includes:
- the gcvH gene encoding glycine cleavage system protein GcvH — its product is MNFPEHLQYTAEHEWVLSDGGTATMGITDYAQDALGDVVFVGLPELGRSVAVGDSIAEVESTKSVSDIFAPVAGVIAEVNEELNTRPELLNSDPYGEGWICRITVTAGTTEQLLDLEAYRKLLHSE
- the gcvPA gene encoding aminomethyl-transferring glycine dehydrogenase subunit GcvPA, producing MPSFAPHTDEEIQQMLADLGMSSLQELYSSIPAALLRTEPLALAKDQSEIEVLEQFAQYGAENAAVRTVLVNFAGGGAYDHDLSAAARHLGTQSAFVTAYTPYQPEVAQGVLQALFEFQTIIARLFGLPIANASLYDGAASLVEAVNMAVGFTKERRILVSAGVNPAYREALATFGAGTRLSLETIELGAGDATSFPFTEDGADGSKAGAVIVGYPNYFGAIEDLKAARALADRRGALLIVVADPIALGLLRSPGEFGADIVVGEGQSLGIPLSFGGPYLGLFAAKSEYVRLMPGRLVGETLDQEGRRAFVTTLRTREQDIRREKATSNVCTNQTLMAIQAAIHMAWLGKQGFGLLARRNYDGAHYLAERLEEIGLAPSTTHFVREFTVRTPISATELQHRLLTHGFLAGVVPPGFDDRLVIAVTEARRRVEIDSFVDTIAKELR
- a CDS encoding FHA domain-containing protein, which translates into the protein MSTCPQCLEVNPPSAHFCAACGARLLERPEETTGSLDVIDPSVLVQEEGTESMEPAPTGGYGYLMIQIGQEAGSWFQLDRKIMSIGRHPDSDIFLNDVTVSRRHAEVELRDEGYYIKDAGSLNGTYVDRERVEEEKLCPGNEIQIGKFRLLFLQQGQGS
- a CDS encoding sugar phosphate nucleotidyltransferase; its protein translation is MQAVIIAGGEGTRLRPLTSTTPKPMLPIANKPMIGHVVELLAAHGVTDIIVTVAYLGNAIRNYLGDGAEFGVSVRYLQEETPLGTAGAVAHARHLVRGTFLVLSGDVLTDINLSEAIAFHQHRNAKATMVLTSVDAPTEFGIVATDTTGKVEQLIEKPTWGEVFTDTVNTGIYVLEPEVLDTIPTDRPVDFSSEVFPGLLADGEALYGYVSEGYWADVGTFGGFFQTGRDVLDGRSQTHLEGFSFQGGVMIGKDCEVHPTAKIEGPALIGNYVYLGPGVEVRPYTILGDNARIETGSVLSGSVVFDHVFVGEASRIRAAILGRGAEIRSRSVVNDGVIIADGVYVGREAVLAPDIKIYPAKKIEPLSTVTNSIVWEAGSPRTVFGPLGIAGLANIDITPELACRIAMAYGSMLPLHSVVMAARDTSRSARAIKRAMMVGFNSVGMDVEDLEVSTLPVLRHLVARSDSRAGVRVALDPQDPQAILIHLVNEVGCDLPSGDRRKIERALEREDFRRVSGSEVGDLRAYPRSFESWKAELNAQLPMTRIRNLGAKVVIDFSFGSGNLSLPQVLSSLGMDVLAVNSYPSTIRSITHDAHAQLQSLARLVVASSAQLGLLVDAGAERITVIDDEGVTLSDAELAALLTKLVIQSDGIQEVVAPVNMPSTLEKLANDAAITFTWAGLDLNDISRRVRASGVPALGVGGQGLFLFSNLTSVPDAAVSLAYLLSGLEHVRQPLSRLRRGIQVPKVHVDEISVSYAQMGYTMRELRTRAESDSNEQLIVIDGIRVGDGDRFWLIAPDQQEPLLKVWVSDDDDAAANAMIAKLHEQVRTIRDSAPHLS
- a CDS encoding CDP-alcohol phosphatidyltransferase family protein: MAITRTAIPSLITALRVLLLLPVWILLSHGRHDIAAAILLAVMGITDFLDGYVARRTGAVTTFGKIFDPLSDRVVLIVVAIAALLDHLVPTWLLVIVLLREILVGITVLADLLIHRHRNDVVWIGKAGTFGLLLGFPLVVLGDGLHQPIVKETAVALMTLAVVLLYVALVFYALNFARTAHPEELP
- the gcvT gene encoding glycine cleavage system aminomethyltransferase GcvT — translated: MTKTTALHATHLGLGAKMTQFGGYEMPLAYPGGTLAEHLAVREDAGVFDVSHLGTVEVVGTDAFGRLQAALTNDLSRIGPRRAQYTHLLDDDGSVLDDIIVWWLDDDRFQVMPNAANTANVLASIGGDDITHDRTILAVQGPLARGYVRGVLAVEELPAKNRIVAGTYRGASVLIAGTGYTGGDGVELFLPNAVAEECFLALVEAGVSPCGLGSRDTLRLEAGLPLHGHELGNGLTPLNARLDWVVKFDKGDFPGKGALLEQRRRGVSPLLAGLRSGSRAPLRTGERVYAGDVEVGWVSSGGFSPLLKEGIGLAFLDADAPDALHLRRGASTIALQRCTYPFVDLPR